CTGCGCCAGTGCCGTGGCGTGAAATTTTCGTCTATTCGCCGCGGGTCGAGGGTATTCACCTGCGCGCCGGACCGGTTGCGCGAGGTGGCCTGCGCTGGTCCGATCGCCGCGACGATTTCCGCACCGAAATCCTCGGGTTGATGAAGGCGCAACGCGTCAAGAATGCCGTCATCGTGCCGACGGGTGCAAAGGGCGGCTTCTTTCCGAAAGCGTTGCCCGACGCCGCGACCAATCGCGACGCATGGCTGGCGGAAGGGACCGAAACCTATCGTATCTTCATCCGCACATTGCTTTCGATCACCGACAATATCATCGACAACAAGATCGTTCACCCCGACTCCGTAGTGATCCTCGACGGCGACGACCCCTATTTCGTCGTTGCCGCGGATAAGGGAACGGCGAGCTTTTCTGACGTTGCCAATGCCATCGCGCTCGAGCGCAATTTCTGGCTGGGCGATGCGTTCGCCTCGGGTGGCTCGGTCGGTTACGATCACAAGGCGATGGCGATCACAGCAAGAGGCGCTTGGATTTCGGTGCAGCGTCACTTCGCTGAACTGGGCGTCGATGTGCAAACCCAGCCTGTACGGGTCGTTGGCTGCGGTGATATGTCGGGCGACGTTTTTGGCAACGGAATGCTGTTGTCCAAATCGTTGAAGATCGTCGCGGCATTCGATCACCGCCACATCTTCCTCGACCCGGACCCCGATCCTGCGGTCAGTTGGGAAGAGCGCGCGAGAATGTTTGCGCTGCCGCGATCTTCATGGGCGGATTATAACCCGAAACTGATCTCCAACGGTGGCGGCGTGTTTTCGCGGTCGCTCAAATCGATCAAAATCGGTCCCCAGATGCAGGAGGTTCTGGGCATAACCAGTGCTTCTCTGGACCCGTCTGCACTGATCGTTGCCATCCTGAAAAGCCCAGCCGATCTTATCTGGTTCGGGGGCATCGGCACTTATCTGAAGGCGGCCAGCGAGCCGAACAATACCGTCGGCGATCCTGCAAATGATGCTAATCGCATAAACGCCGAAGATGTCCGCGCGCGTGTTGTTGGGGAGGGCGCAAATCTGGGTGTGACTCAGGCGGCGCGCATTGTGTTTTCGCTGAAAGGTGGTCGGATCAACACCGACTTTATCGACAATTCGGCTGGCGTCGATTGTTCGGATCATGAGGTCAACATCAAGATCGCGCTGAACGCAGAAGTCGCCGGTGGCGTTCTGACCATGCCCAAACGCAACGCCCTGTTGGTCAAAATGACCGATCAGGTTGCCGAACTGGTACTTGAAGATAACCGGCTGCAAACGCTGGCGCTTTCGATCGCCGAACGCGGAGGTGCGCCCGCAATTCCGTCGCTCGTTCGCCTGATAGAGACCTTCGAATCCTCGGGTCGCCTTGACCGTGCGGTCGAGGGACTGCCGGTGAACGAGATACTCAATCGCCGCGCACAGGAGGGTGCCGGGTTTACCCGACCGGAACTCGCCGTGCTGTTGGCAACCGCCAAACTCGCTTTGCAAGATGCGATCGAGAACAGCGAAGTTGCTCTGGACCCGGCAATGGCTCCCGAACTGCTCACGGCGTTCCCCGTCCAGATGCGGAAAAATGCCCATGCCGATGCGATCGCGCATCATCGGCTTCGTGGAGAGATCGTAGCGACCAAGATCGCCAACCGGCTTATCAACCGTCTTGGCCTGACTCACCCGTTCGAACTGGCGGAAGAGGAAGGCGCGGCGCTTGGCGATATTGCCGCTGCATTCGTGGTCGTCGAACAGCTTTATAACCTCGGTGACTTGTGGGCCTCGATCGATGCGGCTGACACCAGCGAGAGCGCGCGGCTGATGCTGTTCGAACAAGTTGCGGTAGAGGTTCGGGCGCAGATGGCCGACCTGTTACGCAATGCCATCTCGGGGCGTTCGGTCGGTGAGGCCGTAAAGGCTCTGGCACCAAGCATCGCTCTACTCGACCAGGGCACGGGCGACCTGATCCGCGATGAGCTGCGCACACAGTCGCGTGATTTTGAACGGCGATTGACCGAGGCTGGCGCTCCGAAAAAGCTGGTCGATCGAGTCGTGCATTTGGCCGAACTGGACGGTGCGATCGGCCTTGCGTCTCTGGCGGGCAGGGCTGGCGTAGAGACGGTCGCATTGACGCAGGCGTTCACGCAATTGGGGGCGGCGCTCGGTCTCGACTGGGCGCAGGGAACTGCGATGCGGCTACAGCCGATCGACCCGTGGGAACGGCTGCTGATCGCCAGCCTTGCACGCGATTTCCAGCAGATGCGGCTTGAATTCCTCGCGCGCGAAGCCGGCAGCCCGGAAAAGCATGTCACCGACTGGCTGACAACACACGCCAATCGTGTGGCGCAATTCCGTCATTTGATCGACCGTGCCCGCATTGTCGCTTTACCATCGGCAGCGATGCTGGCGCAGATTGCCGGGCAGGCGCGGGTGCTGCTCGGGCGTTAGGAGAAAGCCTGAATTCCGGTGATGGCGCGGCCAAGGATCAGCGCATGGATGTCGTGCGTGCCTTCATAGGTGTTCACAGTTTCCAGATTGATCATATGCCGAATGACGTGGAATTCGTCCGCGATGCCGTTGCCGCCGTGCATATCGCGGGCGACGCGGGCGATTGCGAGGGCTTTGCCGCAATTGTTGCGTTTGATCAGGCTGACCTGTTCGGGTGCCCATGTGTCGGCGTCGATATTGCGACCGACGACGAGCGCTGCCTGTAGTCCAAGCGCAATCTCTGTCTCCATGTCCGCCAGTTTGAGCTGGACGATCTGGTTGGCGGCGAGGGGGCGGCCGAACTGATGACGGTCGAGCGTATATTGGCGAGCGCGGGCGAAACAATCCTCTGCCGCGCCCATCGAACCCCATGCGATGCCGTAACGGGCTTTGTTCAAACAACCGAAGGGGCCGGCCAGCCCGCGTACGTTCGGTAAGATGTTGGCTTCGGGGATGAACACGTCTTCGAGCACGATTTCGCCGGTTATCGACGCGCGGAGGCTAAGCTTGCCCTCGATCTTTGGTGTCGAAAACCCTTCCATACCGCGCTCGACGATGAAGCCGCGGATTACGCCGTCCAACTTGCCCCATACGATCGCGAGATCGGAGATTGGCGAGTTCGTAATCCACATCTTCGCGCCGGAAAGCCGGTATCCGCCCTCGACAACGACCGCACGCGTTTTCATGCCTGCGGGGTCGGACCCGGCGTCCGGTTCGGTCAGGCCGAAACATCCGATCAGATCGCCTTTGGCCAATCCGGGCAGCAACCGCTCGCGCTGCTCCTCCGAACCATAGGCGTGGATGGGGTGCATCACGAGGCTCGATTGAACGCTCATCGCCGACCGATAGCCGGAATCGACGCGTTCGACGGCGCGGGCAATCAGGCCATAGGCAACGTGACTGACGCCAGCGCAGCCATAACCGTCAATGGTCGCACCGAGGAAACCGAGTTCGCCCAGTTCGCGCATGATTTCACGGTCGAACCGTTCTTCGCGATTGGCCGTCAGGATGCGCGTTTGCAGTTTTGCCTGTGCATATTGTTCCGCCGTGTCGCGGATCATGCGCTCGTCGTCGGTAAGTTGTGCGTCGAGAAGGAACGGGTCGTCCCAGCGATAAGGTGTGAACTTTGCCATTTCAGTTGTTTAGCAATGTCCGCAGCCGGGCGCTACATCGAGGCGAGCAACCCCTTTATAGGTACGAAAGCGAACGCGACCGACGAATCCGCTACGCCATATGGCATAAACAAGTCCGCTCCGGCCCGGATCGCGCCGCAGGTGTAAACGACGTTCGGGACATAACCTTCCCGATCCTCGTCATTGGCTGACAGAACTGGCTGGACTGTGCGACCCAGAACCTTCGACGGATCATCCTTGTCGAGCAGGACCGCGCCGATCGAATATTTGCGCATGGCTCCGACGCCGTGGGTGAGCAGCAGCCAGCCCTCGTCAATTTCGATCGGAGGACCACAATTGCCAATCTGTACCAGTTCCCACGGATAGCGTGGCTGAAGCAGCATTTCGCCATCGTCCCAATGGTTGAGCGAGTCTGATTTCAGCAAGAACAGGTTTTGCCCGTCCTGACGACCGATCATCATATACTGGCCGTCCACTTTACGTGGAAAGAGCGCCATGCCCTTGTTCCGGGCGGCAGAGCCTTCGATGGGGACGAGATCGAAATGATGAAAGTCTTTCGTCCGCATCATTTCAGACTGGATCTGCGTGCCGGAGTAGGCCGTGTAAGTGCCGATCCACTCTGTGGTGCCGTCGTCGTGCGAAAAATGTGTGATGCGGAGGTCTTCGAGACCGTTGCGTTGTGCAGCGGTGATCGGAAAAAGCACGGTTCCCGAAAGCGAGCTGTCGGGATGGCGATGAATAGTCACGGAGCCATTTTCACGATCTGCCCCGACCTGAACGGAGTTCGCGGCGGTTGCGAACGGAGGCTCGGGCATCAGCATGATTTCACGGCCGGCGATAATCCCCTCGCGAAAGGCGATCGACGAGATATGACCTTCGCCGACAGCACGCAGCGACATCAGGATGCGAACCGATCCCGCGGCCAGTCCAGACTGATCGGGGTGGCGCGTCACGCTGGGGTTCATCAGCGCGGCGGCGGCATAGCTATATTCGTGACAAAAATATGCGCCGATGAGAATCTTCTTCTCTTCGCGAATACGCCGACCGTCGAGGCCGAGCTGAGCCTCGACCTCGTCATAGCGCTGAAGGAACACTTTACGTGTCTGCCAGTGCCGTGCTTCGAAATCGCGGAAAACCAGGGCCAGCTCCGTCCGAGCGGTGCGCATGTCCATCGCCTTGACCTCATCGACAAGGCGCTGTGCGCGGCTAGACGGCTCTTGGCTGCTCCAGGCGAGGTGGAATGGGCGGACCACGACGCGCGATGGGTCGGCGTGGAGTTTGAGCGGAGATTGGTGGAGCGATAACATCAAGCGTCTGATGCCTCATAAAGGAGAACTCGCCTAGAGTTCGTGTCTCGCTTTCGAAACTTTCTGCGAGCAATTGATTGATCGCATAAGTCGCTATGTGAAACGACAGAACCGACTCCGCCCCCTGATTGCGGTTGATACCCGTTGGCATAAGCCCATCGCAGCACTCACCTGTCACCGCGTCGGCGATAGCGAGGCCGAGATCGTTTTCCCCAAGGAACCAGCGATATGCTTTCGTCGCGATGGTCTTCCAATGGTCGTCATGCGTCGCCGCGAACGCAGCCTCGCAGGCATCGACCATCGCCCATGCTTCGAGAGGTTGCTGATCATAGCGTAAAGGTGGTGCGAAGGGGCGGCCAAAACTATCCGAACCAACGGCGCGAAAGTGTCCCTCGGTTGCCGACTGCCGGTCGGAAATCCACGTCAGTGTCTCCAGTCCCCGGACCACGAAATCGTTGCGGTCGAGCGCCAGTCCCGCGCGCAACAGCGCTTCGGGGAGGCGGGCATTGTCATAGGCAAGCACGGTTTCGAACCAGCACCAATCCTCGCGCCGCGATCCTTCGAGCTGCGAGATCAGATCATCGCCGAATTCGGTCAGTAGTCTCGTCAGCTTTTGGTCACCCGACCGAATCGTAAGCATGGCCGATGCTGCCAGCATCATGAAAGCGCGGGTGCGAAGCGAAGTCTGTTCGGCTGTTGCAGCTAACGTAGTGTCGAATAGCGTACGCGCCCACTGGCGAATGGCAGGATCAGAAGCCTCTGTCGCTGCGATCGCCAGTGACCAAACCGTGCGGGCGCGGCTGTCGCATGATCCGGTATCCTCCAGCCAAGTGCGGTTGAAGCCCATGAAGTTGCGAAACGCCTGCGTGTCGGGATTCCATGCGTGCTGGACAAACGCCGCGTAAATCTGAGTCCATTTGGCGCGATCTGCCGATGGAAAACCCTTGTTCCGGCACATAAGGATCAGGGCGCGGGCGTTGTCATCGACGCAATAGCCATGCGCGCGGTCAGGAATTGAAAAGACGCTGTGTTGCAACATGCCAGTCGAATCGCTGAGTCGTTCGATTGCAGTCATCGGCAGGCGGGCCGGAATGGGGCGAGACTTGGCCCCTTGCGGGCGGAGAG
This genomic stretch from Sphingomonas paeninsulae harbors:
- a CDS encoding NAD-glutamate dehydrogenase; protein product: MATARAHDSLQQPSSHDKKLIDTIAKTLVAGALPGETNGFEKVDRVAAATLVLVALGKRARGKVSMAAETGNDASGRRLMRLAIVNDDMPFLVDSIAATVAAHDLDIYRVLHPLIAVKRDGAGFSGFGGDARESLVYMDVERADARGRRELLSSIETNLGHVRAAVRDWSAMKDALARDVALVNADGGSQEGAALLAWMLDRNLTLVGHAHFAANGTISDGLGLAPLIGDAALAPESRQLAIEWLKTHEAPLVVKSNFISTVHRRAPLDLIILPVKDANGDDGLSIHMGLWTSSALTAAPQDIPVLRQRLAALETKYGFDPAGHAGKALTHALTALPHDLLIGIGAEALEDVALTAMSLADRPRTRLLLARDALDRHMFAFAWLPRDELSTARRVAIGEMLAEASGGTMLNWSIDLGDSGVALIRYTFDRRGSQRRADGDALDRQLEKMVRGWQPSVEASLGERGDAGRAARLAIRYSGAFPIPYRLGAGPEEAALDIERLYGLADPAQRGVRIYRNADDAADRLRLKLYSLTPVMLSDAVPALENFGFRVVEEVSTELTEQLGHMHRFVLDLAKDNAADVLKRADVVEAAIASVLEGSAEDDRFNELLIAVALSPKSAVLFRALFRYLRQTGLTYGLSTVADALLHEPEIARAIVALFFARHDPAGRKKAKTAAEAADLAIESGLVQVAAIDEDRILRLFRSVVMATLRTNFFAPAAAEAIAFKFDSAEVPGLPAPVPWREIFVYSPRVEGIHLRAGPVARGGLRWSDRRDDFRTEILGLMKAQRVKNAVIVPTGAKGGFFPKALPDAATNRDAWLAEGTETYRIFIRTLLSITDNIIDNKIVHPDSVVILDGDDPYFVVAADKGTASFSDVANAIALERNFWLGDAFASGGSVGYDHKAMAITARGAWISVQRHFAELGVDVQTQPVRVVGCGDMSGDVFGNGMLLSKSLKIVAAFDHRHIFLDPDPDPAVSWEERARMFALPRSSWADYNPKLISNGGGVFSRSLKSIKIGPQMQEVLGITSASLDPSALIVAILKSPADLIWFGGIGTYLKAASEPNNTVGDPANDANRINAEDVRARVVGEGANLGVTQAARIVFSLKGGRINTDFIDNSAGVDCSDHEVNIKIALNAEVAGGVLTMPKRNALLVKMTDQVAELVLEDNRLQTLALSIAERGGAPAIPSLVRLIETFESSGRLDRAVEGLPVNEILNRRAQEGAGFTRPELAVLLATAKLALQDAIENSEVALDPAMAPELLTAFPVQMRKNAHADAIAHHRLRGEIVATKIANRLINRLGLTHPFELAEEEGAALGDIAAAFVVVEQLYNLGDLWASIDAADTSESARLMLFEQVAVEVRAQMADLLRNAISGRSVGEAVKALAPSIALLDQGTGDLIRDELRTQSRDFERRLTEAGAPKKLVDRVVHLAELDGAIGLASLAGRAGVETVALTQAFTQLGAALGLDWAQGTAMRLQPIDPWERLLIASLARDFQQMRLEFLAREAGSPEKHVTDWLTTHANRVAQFRHLIDRARIVALPSAAMLAQIAGQARVLLGR
- a CDS encoding acyl-CoA dehydrogenase → MAKFTPYRWDDPFLLDAQLTDDERMIRDTAEQYAQAKLQTRILTANREERFDREIMRELGELGFLGATIDGYGCAGVSHVAYGLIARAVERVDSGYRSAMSVQSSLVMHPIHAYGSEEQRERLLPGLAKGDLIGCFGLTEPDAGSDPAGMKTRAVVVEGGYRLSGAKMWITNSPISDLAIVWGKLDGVIRGFIVERGMEGFSTPKIEGKLSLRASITGEIVLEDVFIPEANILPNVRGLAGPFGCLNKARYGIAWGSMGAAEDCFARARQYTLDRHQFGRPLAANQIVQLKLADMETEIALGLQAALVVGRNIDADTWAPEQVSLIKRNNCGKALAIARVARDMHGGNGIADEFHVIRHMINLETVNTYEGTHDIHALILGRAITGIQAFS
- a CDS encoding glycoside hydrolase family 130 protein, giving the protein MLSLHQSPLKLHADPSRVVVRPFHLAWSSQEPSSRAQRLVDEVKAMDMRTARTELALVFRDFEARHWQTRKVFLQRYDEVEAQLGLDGRRIREEKKILIGAYFCHEYSYAAAALMNPSVTRHPDQSGLAAGSVRILMSLRAVGEGHISSIAFREGIIAGREIMLMPEPPFATAANSVQVGADRENGSVTIHRHPDSSLSGTVLFPITAAQRNGLEDLRITHFSHDDGTTEWIGTYTAYSGTQIQSEMMRTKDFHHFDLVPIEGSAARNKGMALFPRKVDGQYMMIGRQDGQNLFLLKSDSLNHWDDGEMLLQPRYPWELVQIGNCGPPIEIDEGWLLLTHGVGAMRKYSIGAVLLDKDDPSKVLGRTVQPVLSANDEDREGYVPNVVYTCGAIRAGADLFMPYGVADSSVAFAFVPIKGLLASM
- a CDS encoding glycosyltransferase family 4 protein is translated as MDFSFQGQSDMSLSDKFVALSDAAPTAVKRIALLGNFLPRRCGIATFTTDIYRALESRFPDMAVDVWAMNDGTNRYDYPDAVVGSIDADDPESYRAAAREIEASAPDLLWIQHEFGIFGGSAGDYLLPLLERMTCPVAATLHTILSEPDVDQRRVMDALIERCQSLIVMAEEGRRILIDTYGADPETVSVIPHGIPDRPFGPTEPMKERLGLTGYEVILTFGLLSKGKGIETMIEAMPAIVTRFPKTLYVVLGATHPHTVAHEGESYRDQLKAQADALGVGENIRWVDSFVETSEVLDYLEAADIYATPYLNPAQITSGTLAYAVGLGKPVVSTPYVHARELLANDHGRIVGFGDSAGFADAIIGLLSDRDALESLRERTYLLGRTMIWPRFAEAALAEFNKAPVVQALRPQGAKSRPIPARLPMTAIERLSDSTGMLQHSVFSIPDRAHGYCVDDNARALILMCRNKGFPSADRAKWTQIYAAFVQHAWNPDTQAFRNFMGFNRTWLEDTGSCDSRARTVWSLAIAATEASDPAIRQWARTLFDTTLAATAEQTSLRTRAFMMLAASAMLTIRSGDQKLTRLLTEFGDDLISQLEGSRREDWCWFETVLAYDNARLPEALLRAGLALDRNDFVVRGLETLTWISDRQSATEGHFRAVGSDSFGRPFAPPLRYDQQPLEAWAMVDACEAAFAATHDDHWKTIATKAYRWFLGENDLGLAIADAVTGECCDGLMPTGINRNQGAESVLSFHIATYAINQLLAESFESETRTLGEFSFMRHQTLDVIAPPISAQTPRRPIARRGPPIPPRLEQPRAV